A single window of Actinoallomurus bryophytorum DNA harbors:
- a CDS encoding ArnT family glycosyltransferase yields MTTLTLGRLAPRVVPASVTSREPSPRWVRPGLLAVLALAGVLYGWGLSGSGYANEYYSAAVKSGTESWKAFFFGSLDSASFITVDKPPMALWVQELSARLFGFGTWSLLLPSVLMGVATVGVLYATVRRAFGPIAGLIAALVMTLTPITVAINRDNNPDTLLVLLLVLSAWALQRALASGRLPWLMASAFFLGCAFNTKMLQAYLVLPALVLVFALFAPGGFVRRVVRLLAAGAVLAVSSLWWMVVVDLIPAADRPFIGGSTDNTVWDLVIGYNGLGRVTGGSGGPGGGPGGGPGRGGQGASFAGASGPGRLFNDVVGGQISWLLPFAAFALVTGMVLLWKRPRTDLARAALVLWGGWLVVHFVVFSFSSGTMHPYYTTALTPAVAALTGIGAVLLYDAYRHSRAWTWALPLSTALTGAWSVVLLRRTPEWHPWLAWTVAVLTVITIAALVTVRLTAPITPGHHPPATTATETETGTGTGTDGTSDNTPRTPTSATAPAQTAPPAQATPAQAASAQTAPGQAASAQAAPVQAAPGQTAPGQAESAQPASAQPASAQPASAQAVPAQAVPAQAVPAQAVSVGPASSDAVPPNALHSEATSPEALPSDTAPSDTAPSDAYPSEAVPPEAESSVVRRVTVLAVIVGVLAGLTGPAAYAASAAASHTNGTNPLAGPAFGGFGMGGPGMPGGARPPAAIRRMMEEGRFSGGQPPFGNPPSNPNGSGEPAAPSRPNGSNGSAAPGSAGSGTAQDGSTGPGATRSGTAQDGSTGPGATRSGTAQDGSTGPGATGPGTTQDGSTGTGAAGSGATESKAGEGGQSNGADAPPGSGPGPRPDAPGAGGPGMGQVDSQLISYLEKHREGATWLVAVASAQSASSIILRTGLPVIAMGGFTGSDPAMTTQKLQSYVQRGKLHYVMTGGGGPGGGPGGGGSSSVSSWVSKNCSAVKASDYGSTSDSAQTSQTLYRCG; encoded by the coding sequence ATGACGACCTTGACTCTGGGCCGCCTCGCCCCGCGAGTGGTCCCCGCCTCGGTCACCTCGCGGGAGCCTTCCCCGCGGTGGGTACGGCCCGGCCTGCTCGCCGTGCTGGCGCTGGCCGGCGTGCTGTACGGCTGGGGGCTGTCCGGAAGCGGATACGCCAACGAGTACTACTCGGCGGCGGTGAAGAGCGGGACCGAGAGCTGGAAGGCATTCTTCTTCGGCTCCCTGGACTCGGCGTCCTTCATCACGGTGGACAAGCCGCCGATGGCACTGTGGGTACAGGAGCTGTCCGCGCGACTCTTCGGCTTCGGCACGTGGAGCCTGCTGCTGCCCTCGGTCCTCATGGGCGTCGCGACGGTCGGCGTGCTGTACGCGACGGTACGGCGCGCTTTCGGCCCTATCGCCGGCCTGATCGCCGCGCTCGTCATGACGCTGACACCGATCACGGTCGCGATCAACCGGGACAACAACCCGGACACGCTGCTGGTACTCCTGCTGGTGCTGTCGGCGTGGGCCCTGCAACGGGCCCTCGCGTCCGGCCGGCTGCCGTGGCTGATGGCGTCGGCGTTCTTTCTCGGCTGCGCCTTCAACACGAAGATGCTGCAGGCGTACCTGGTGCTGCCGGCGCTCGTGCTGGTGTTCGCGCTGTTCGCCCCGGGCGGGTTCGTCCGGCGGGTCGTCCGGCTGCTCGCCGCCGGGGCCGTACTGGCGGTGTCAAGCCTGTGGTGGATGGTCGTCGTCGACTTGATCCCCGCCGCTGATCGGCCTTTCATCGGAGGCAGCACCGACAACACGGTCTGGGACCTCGTGATCGGCTACAACGGCCTGGGCCGCGTGACGGGCGGTTCCGGCGGACCGGGCGGTGGGCCGGGTGGTGGGCCGGGGCGCGGTGGTCAGGGAGCGAGCTTCGCCGGCGCCTCGGGGCCCGGACGGCTGTTCAACGACGTCGTCGGCGGCCAGATCTCCTGGCTCCTGCCGTTCGCCGCCTTCGCACTGGTCACGGGCATGGTCTTGTTGTGGAAGCGTCCGCGTACCGACCTGGCGAGGGCGGCACTGGTGCTCTGGGGAGGCTGGCTGGTCGTTCACTTTGTGGTGTTCAGCTTCTCCAGCGGCACGATGCATCCGTACTACACGACCGCCCTGACCCCAGCGGTGGCGGCACTCACGGGCATCGGCGCCGTCCTGCTGTACGACGCATACCGCCACTCCCGCGCGTGGACCTGGGCCCTCCCGCTGAGCACCGCCCTGACCGGCGCATGGTCTGTCGTCCTCCTACGACGCACACCGGAGTGGCATCCGTGGCTGGCTTGGACTGTGGCCGTCCTGACCGTGATCACCATCGCGGCCTTGGTGACGGTACGCCTGACAGCCCCTATAACCCCTGGCCATCACCCGCCCGCTACGACCGCCACGGAGACGGAGACGGGGACGGGGACGGGGACGGACGGCACATCGGACAACACCCCCAGGACACCAACGTCGGCCACCGCACCCGCGCAGACCGCGCCGCCAGCACAGGCCACGCCAGCGCAGGCCGCGTCAGCGCAGACAGCGCCCGGGCAAGCCGCGTCAGCGCAGGCCGCGCCCGTGCAGGCCGCGCCCGGGCAAACCGCGCCCGGGCAAGCCGAATCCGCACAGCCCGCGTCAGCACAGCCCGCGTCAGCACAGCCCGCGTCAGCGCAGGCCGTGCCAGCGCAGGCCGTGCCAGCGCAGGCCGTGCCAGCGCAGGCCGTGTCGGTGGGGCCAGCGTCCTCAGACGCCGTGCCACCCAATGCTCTGCACTCCGAGGCCACGTCCCCCGAGGCCCTTCCCTCGGACACTGCTCCGTCGGACACCGCTCCGTCTGACGCTTATCCCTCGGAGGCGGTGCCCCCGGAAGCCGAATCCTCGGTGGTGAGGCGCGTGACGGTGCTCGCCGTGATCGTCGGAGTACTGGCCGGACTGACCGGGCCGGCCGCCTACGCGGCCTCCGCAGCCGCGAGCCACACCAATGGAACCAATCCGCTGGCGGGCCCTGCCTTCGGTGGCTTCGGGATGGGCGGCCCGGGCATGCCCGGCGGCGCCCGACCCCCCGCAGCCATCCGAAGAATGATGGAGGAGGGCCGCTTCTCCGGCGGCCAACCACCGTTCGGCAACCCACCGTCGAACCCAAACGGATCCGGCGAACCGGCCGCCCCAAGCCGACCCAACGGATCCAATGGCTCCGCCGCCCCTGGATCCGCCGGATCAGGAACCGCCCAAGATGGCTCTACCGGCCCTGGGGCCACCAGGTCAGGTACCGCCCAAGACGGCTCCACCGGCCCTGGGGCCACCAGGTCAGGTACCGCCCAAGACGGCTCCACCGGCCCTGGGGCCACCGGGCCAGGAACCACCCAAGACGGCTCCACCGGAACGGGAGCCGCCGGCTCCGGGGCGACCGAGTCGAAGGCCGGAGAGGGTGGTCAATCCAACGGAGCCGACGCCCCACCGGGATCGGGACCTGGACCGCGGCCCGACGCTCCCGGCGCAGGCGGGCCAGGAATGGGCCAGGTGGACTCCCAGCTCATCTCCTACCTGGAGAAACACCGAGAAGGCGCCACCTGGCTCGTCGCAGTCGCCAGCGCACAGAGCGCGTCGTCGATCATTCTGCGAACCGGCCTCCCGGTCATCGCCATGGGCGGCTTCACCGGCAGTGATCCCGC